The following DNA comes from Quercus robur chromosome 1, dhQueRobu3.1, whole genome shotgun sequence.
AAGATATGACAAGAATCTATATTTTCCCGCACACACAATAGAGATCCCCTCTCTTTTTCCTGCCTTCCCAAGCAAACTAGTTGCTAAAACAACAAGATCTCTCACTTTATCCTTTCATTCCTGCACCTTTCCAAGAAAGATAAGCTGCAAAGAGTTAAGGTTTTGTAACTAGACATTCCTCCACCTTTCCAAGACAGATGATCTGCAAATCACTAGGGTAATTCGTAACTAGAAGTGTACCCTTCTCCTAATTGCAATGTCTCCCAGCCTTAATAAAAGCCCTCTCTTCCCTTCCACACATATCAAACACTCCTGCAAGTGCAAGTGCAAACCCCACTCTTGCATTTCAAAACATCCCAAGTAAAATTCAGTTCTCCCCGCAATAAAAGAACTTCAAAGATGACAAAACAGGCTCTCTTCTTCTCCCTATCAATTTTACTTGTATTACTCTTCCATTGCATCACAACTTCAGGCCAGCCCGCCGCAGCACCAGTCCAGCCAGCAAATGCACCAGTTCAGCCTGCAAAGGCTCCAGTCCAGCCTGCCACTCCACCAGTAGTTCAGCCTGCCAAGGCCCCAGCCCCAGTCCAGTCTGCCAAGGTCCCGCCCACAAAGAAAGGTGTCCCCGATGTCACCAAAATCCTTGCAAAGGCTGGAGGGTTCTCAGTCTTTATCCGCCTCTTAAAAAGTACCGGAGTGTCTGACCAATTATACGGCCAGCTCAACAATTCAAATAATGGCTTTACCATCTTTGCTCCTACCGATGCTGCATTTTCCAGCCTCAAAGCGGGCACTATAAACTCTTTGTCCGACCTACAAAAGACCCAACTAGTACAATTTCACATATTAAACACAGTAGTTACTCTGTCAAATTTCCAAACTCTGAGCAATCCAGTGCCCACAGAGGCCGGAGATGCTGGTGAGTTCCCACTAACCGTGACCACTGCTGGCAACCAAGTGAACATCTCTAGTGTTCTTGTTAATACCACGTTGGGTGGAACTGTGTATTCGGATAGCCAGCTTGATATTTATCAAGTGGATCAAGTGCTTCTTCCTCTTGACATTTTTAATCCTAAGCCAAAGCATAAGGCACCAGCCTCGGCACCAACATTGTCAAAGCCTAAGTCTTTGAACAATGGTGCAGATGCAGATGCGGATGCAGATGCAGACACTCCTTCTGTTGCTGCAAAAGTGGATGAGTCTGGAGCACTGAGTCTCAAGAGGCATGGAAATGGAATATTGATGTCCATTGGAGCTGCTCTGGTTGCATTCATTGTCACGAAGGGACTTTGATTGTGTAAATGTATTTGCTTGAAATTCTTAGGTGGGTTCCAACTGTCTCGTGCCGTATGATTTTGCTGAGTTGGGGTGAACGGTCGTAATCTACACCGAGTGCTTTCAAATGATTGCCATCTTTCCCTGTCCAATATCTATAATTCTAGTTTGTGATGAGAACTATTGATGTTAAGGctttatcttgattttttttttttttttaatttttttttatttatttcttgctCTTGTCATTTTTAAGTTCCAATTTCTATGTACTTTAGAATTTTCAAGACTTGTCTCTATGAGACTGAGAGCATTATTTGAATTCTTGTGATCAATTCTATTCTACATTTGCTTTATTGGGTAGCAAACCTTATCTTAACAATGActtgtttttagaaaatatatttctaaaatttcagCAAGATTATGTCTAGCAAGTATTACGCGAACTACAGCCAGCAGTTGCTATCCCTCTAGCTAGGAAATGCTCCCATGGCAACACCTATCAATATAGTCAAGACACACTCCTAAATACAAGAACATTCCATTCTTTGATGGGGATGATGAGTAagttggattttatttattagctCTTGAGGTGGAAGaatattttgattattgggAAATCTATGACGAAGAAAATGTCAAACTTGTTTCTAATAAATTGGATAGAGAAGTAGAGGAATGGTGGGAAGAAATTCAAATTGATAGAAAGCGTTGAGGTAAGCATCCAATTTGCTCTtagcaaagaatgaaaaaggtGTTAGTTGATTTATGGTTTTTGCATGATTATTATGATATACTAGATTATACAAGTGTTAATTATAGATATGCATATTCATATGAAAAGGAATATGTAAAGTCCATATTTTTAGGTTGGCAATCAAGAGTAAATTGTAACCTTTAGAACTTAGTTTTGTCTAATGGTTTAGTCTAGAATTATTCTGGAACAAGACAAATGAAGTTTTGCATAAATAATGACTAAAGAAATATGGAAAAGATAAGTTCAGAAAAAAGACTCACTTATCTCTATCAATCGAGATGCAAATGTCGATTGATCGAGATTCGTGTAGATATGTATTCTCACTTTCTTTCTCAACCATTGGATCTAGGTCTTTGATGGAACTTAAggatatttaaatgaaaacccTAGAGCACATTTTTACACATTCAAGTGAGCAGTGCAAACAACAAATTCAATTATAGAGGAAAGTTGCTGCATCAAATCAACCACaattgatgatctaaacctttgagtggagatctcaaagtcacaaactgGAGTGTTTGTATGCAACAGTTTCACAATAGAAGAATTCGAGGATTCGGAGCTACGTGTGGTCACGTGAGTAAGTATTACATGAGGTAGcagtagatttagggttaagtcTATTATACAAACTTCTATTTTACTAGTGAAATGTTGTCTTGAGGAGTGTTTAGGTTAAGTCCTCCTtagttttcttgggtcatcattcTTGGTGTTCATGTGATTTGTGAATGtttaatgtttgtttgattAAGATCTAttgcataattaatttaattaattatttggttGATATTTGATAAAGCCTGAGACAACTGGGGTCTAAAACCCTAACAGAATATATGTTTAAAACATGAAATGacaaccacaaaaccaaaattatcaCATCCAAGTCCATGtgtcaagaaaagaaaagggtttgAGGGTTGGCAAGATgtaatcaatttcaaaataaaattttaaagtggTTGAAAAAGATCTAGACTTGCAACAA
Coding sequences within:
- the LOC126726113 gene encoding fasciclin-like arabinogalactan protein 12; its protein translation is MTKQALFFSLSILLVLLFHCITTSGQPAAAPVQPANAPVQPAKAPVQPATPPVVQPAKAPAPVQSAKVPPTKKGVPDVTKILAKAGGFSVFIRLLKSTGVSDQLYGQLNNSNNGFTIFAPTDAAFSSLKAGTINSLSDLQKTQLVQFHILNTVVTLSNFQTLSNPVPTEAGDAGEFPLTVTTAGNQVNISSVLVNTTLGGTVYSDSQLDIYQVDQVLLPLDIFNPKPKHKAPASAPTLSKPKSLNNGADADADADADTPSVAAKVDESGALSLKRHGNGILMSIGAALVAFIVTKGL